ATCATCAATTCTAATTTCTGTTACTTTTTGAGTAAAGCCACTAGTTTTGCCTTTATGCCAAATTTGCTTTCTAGATCTACTAAAATAATGAGCCTCTTCAGTCTCAATGGTTTTTTTAAAAGCTTCAACATTCATGTATCCATGCATCAAAACATCTTTAGTTTTTGAGCACATAGTAATGACTGGAATTAAGCCATCATTATCAAATTTTGGTGAAAGGAATTTCCCCTCTTCAATTTCGACTATATTTTCTCTTTTTTTAAACATAAGTAGGTGATTATGTAGCATATTAAGAAATATATTAAATATTTTAAAAACAATGATTTACTGTATAAACTTGCCTTATGAAATTAGTTGAAGAGACAGATAGCAAAATTTTAGATACCAAAAAAGTTTCTGATAAAGAAGCTGAAGAAGCTTTTAGAACTATTTTAACTTGGATGGGTGAAGATCCTAGTAGAGAAGGATTATTAGAAACTCCAAAAAGAGTTATTAAAGCATATAAAGAATATTTTGGTGGATATGCAAAAGACCCTAATAAAATTTTAGATAAAACTTTTGGAGATGTTGAGGGTTATGACGACATGGTTGTACAAAAAAATGTTTCTGTACAAAGTCATTGTGAACATCATATGGCTCCAATTATTGGAATTGCACATGTTGCATACATTCCAAATGAGAGAGTTGTGGGTTTGAGTAAACTTGCAAGAGTAGTAGAAGTTTTTTCAAAAAGATTACAGACTCAAGAGAGACTTACGATGCAAATTGCTAAAACAATAATGGAATCTTTAGATGCAAAAGGTGTGGCTGTAACGATAGATTCAACACATCAATGTATGACTATGAGGGGTATTAAGAAAGAGAATGCCACTACAGTTACAAATTATTTCTTAGGACAGTTTAAAGAAGATTTAAGTATTCAAAATAGATACTTAAGATTTATTAGTAAGTAAATTTCCTAAGGAGGGAAAAGCATGTCAGATAATTTTAAAGCGCTAATTATTAATCAAGAAGGTGAAAATTTTACCCGAGAGGTAAAGTCAATAGATAAATCATTTTTAAAGCATGGCGATGTTACTGTTAAAGTAGATTATTCAGATTTAAATTATAAAGATGGAATGATTTTGAAAAATGGTGGTCGTCTTGTTAAAGAATTTCCACATATTCCAGGCATAGATTTTTCTGGTACTGTTCTTGAAAGTGAAAATCAAAAATTTAAAACTGGTGATGAAATAATTTTAACTGGATGGAGAGTTGGAGAAGCTTTTTTTGGTGGATACTCTCAGGTTGCAAAAGTTAATGCTGATTTTTTAGTTAAGAGACCTTCAAACCTAACCAGCAAACAAGCTATGATGTTAGGAACAGCTGGCTTTACATCTTTAATGAGTGCTTTTGCTATTCAAGCTAGAGAAGAAATTTTATTAGGCGATAAAGTAAATGATGTATTAGTTACTGGAGCTACCGGTGGGGTAGGAAGTGTAGCGGTAATGGCTCTTACTAAATTAGGATACAATGTAACAGCTGTTACAGGAAAAGATTCTAAAACAGATTATCTAAAATCGTTAGGAGCAAAAAATGTTGTTAATAGAGCTGATTTTGACAAAGATCCAAGACCTATTGATAAAGGATTATGGGACGGTGTAGTTGATACAGTAGGAGGTAAAATTTTAGCTAATGCAATAGCTCAAACTAGATCAAATGGAATTATAGCTGTTTGTGGCAATACAAATAGTAATGAGCTTAATACAAATTTATTACCATTCATGCTTAGAGGAATTAAAGTGTGGGGAATGGATTCAGCAAATTGCAGTATTAAAAGAAGAGAATTTATTTGGGCAGAAGCAGCAAAACTTGTTGATTTTGAAGTTCTTGAAAAATCAATCTTAATTGTAAGTTTAGATGAATTATTAGAAACATATCCAAAAATTTTAAAGGGTGAAATTTCAGGAAGAGTTTTGGTAGATTTAAATAAATAGATGGATTGGGATAAATTAAAAATATTCCATGCAGTTGCAGAAGCAGGCAGTTTTACAAATGCAACAATAAATCTAAACTTAAGTCAGTCTGCAATAAGTAGACAAATTCAATCTTTAGAACAAGACCTTAAAGTGCAACTCTTCGAAAGACATGCAAGAGGTCTTACATTAACTGAAAACGGTGAATATTTATTTAAAACAGCTCATGATGTAATTAGTAAATTAAAAGAAGTTGAATCCACATTGGGTGATCAGAAAAATAAACCAACTGGTAAATTAACAATTACAACAGTTAGAAGTTTTGGTACTCACTGGTTAACACCTCGTATTCAAGAATTTATGACTTTAAATCCAGAAATAGAAATTGAATTAATTTTTGATGATAAGGAATTAGACTTAAGTACAAGACAAGCAGATATAGGTATTTTTATGAGAAGACCTAAGCAGCTTAATTATATTCAAAAAAAATTAGTAGATATCAAATATTATATTTATGGATCTAATAAATATTTAGAAAAAAATGGAATGCCAAAAACAATCACAGACCTAAATAAACATAAATTTATTTCATTTGGAAAAGGCGCACCATCTCCCGTTTATGATCCAGATTGGGCTTTAAAACTTGGAATTAAAGATAATAAAAAAAGAAAGCCAATAATGAAAGTTAATAGCGTTATGGGTTTACTTTTAGCTGTTGAAGCTGGTGTAGGTCTTGCAGCACTTCCTGAATATTTAGTTTCAAATTCAAACAATGTAATAAAAGTTCTTCCTAATTCAGAGGGCCCTATAACAGAGGCTCATTTTGTTTATCCTCAATCATTGAAAAATACTGCTAGAATAACTGCTTTTAGAAACTTTTTATTTAGTAAAATAGGTGACTGGAAGTAGTTTATTTACTTTTATCGTTAACATAAACTGAAACTCCCCTAGAATTAATATCTATATCAAATTTTTTGTGTAATGGTGGAAATGCTCGTTGTGAACAATCTAACCTATCACAAGTTCTACAGGAAACACCAATAGGAATTTCAGTTTTCTTATCTGAGATATCTAAATTTTCTGTGTACACAAATTGCTTTGCATATTTTGCCTCACAACCTAAACCAATTGATAAAATACTTTTAGATAAACCATATCGGCCAACACCTTTTTCAACAGTTCTTGCAATACATACATATTTTTCACCGTTAGTCATTTTACTTACTGCAGCTTGAATTACACCAGGCCTTGTAAA
The nucleotide sequence above comes from Candidatus Pelagibacter giovannonii. Encoded proteins:
- a CDS encoding LysR family transcriptional regulator, which encodes MDWDKLKIFHAVAEAGSFTNATINLNLSQSAISRQIQSLEQDLKVQLFERHARGLTLTENGEYLFKTAHDVISKLKEVESTLGDQKNKPTGKLTITTVRSFGTHWLTPRIQEFMTLNPEIEIELIFDDKELDLSTRQADIGIFMRRPKQLNYIQKKLVDIKYYIYGSNKYLEKNGMPKTITDLNKHKFISFGKGAPSPVYDPDWALKLGIKDNKKRKPIMKVNSVMGLLLAVEAGVGLAALPEYLVSNSNNVIKVLPNSEGPITEAHFVYPQSLKNTARITAFRNFLFSKIGDWK
- a CDS encoding MDR family oxidoreductase; translation: MSDNFKALIINQEGENFTREVKSIDKSFLKHGDVTVKVDYSDLNYKDGMILKNGGRLVKEFPHIPGIDFSGTVLESENQKFKTGDEIILTGWRVGEAFFGGYSQVAKVNADFLVKRPSNLTSKQAMMLGTAGFTSLMSAFAIQAREEILLGDKVNDVLVTGATGGVGSVAVMALTKLGYNVTAVTGKDSKTDYLKSLGAKNVVNRADFDKDPRPIDKGLWDGVVDTVGGKILANAIAQTRSNGIIAVCGNTNSNELNTNLLPFMLRGIKVWGMDSANCSIKRREFIWAEAAKLVDFEVLEKSILIVSLDELLETYPKILKGEISGRVLVDLNK
- the folE gene encoding GTP cyclohydrolase I FolE, which codes for MKLVEETDSKILDTKKVSDKEAEEAFRTILTWMGEDPSREGLLETPKRVIKAYKEYFGGYAKDPNKILDKTFGDVEGYDDMVVQKNVSVQSHCEHHMAPIIGIAHVAYIPNERVVGLSKLARVVEVFSKRLQTQERLTMQIAKTIMESLDAKGVAVTIDSTHQCMTMRGIKKENATTVTNYFLGQFKEDLSIQNRYLRFISK
- the hisI gene encoding phosphoribosyl-AMP cyclohydrolase → MFKKRENIVEIEEGKFLSPKFDNDGLIPVITMCSKTKDVLMHGYMNVEAFKKTIETEEAHYFSRSRKQIWHKGKTSGFTQKVTEIRIDDDQDSVWLTVDIGDGSSCHVGYRSCFYRSIPLGPIENGREVEMKFEEKEKSFDPEVVYKGQPNPTKI